Proteins encoded within one genomic window of Microbacterium sp. zg-B185:
- a CDS encoding amidohydrolase, translating into MTEAIDSVAVTDVHAHVLLPALHEEVQRRAADGVRAAAELELLRNGAESLAVSGPMVGARIPKLTDVRVRLADMDAQGVQRQWASYLRRIWFDTVVHDPHDLRTLVEVAGGSQVLLGSDYPFDMGLDDPVTFVRGAGLPAELAARILGGNAQTLLKALVHA; encoded by the coding sequence ATGACGGAGGCGATCGACTCCGTCGCCGTCACCGATGTGCACGCTCACGTGCTGCTGCCCGCCCTCCACGAGGAGGTGCAGCGGCGCGCCGCCGACGGAGTGCGCGCGGCGGCGGAGCTGGAGCTGCTGCGCAACGGTGCCGAGAGCCTCGCCGTCTCCGGGCCGATGGTGGGCGCGCGGATCCCGAAGCTCACGGATGTGCGGGTGCGGCTGGCCGACATGGACGCGCAGGGTGTCCAGCGGCAGTGGGCCAGCTACCTGCGCAGGATCTGGTTCGACACCGTCGTGCACGACCCGCACGACCTGCGCACGCTGGTCGAGGTGGCCGGCGGATCCCAGGTCCTGCTCGGCAGCGACTACCCGTTCGATATGGGACTGGATGACCCGGTCACGTTCGTGCGGGGCGCCGGGCTGCCGGCAGAACTGGCCGCACGCATCCTGGGCGGCAACGCCCAGACGCTCCTGAAAGCGCTGGTGCACGCATGA
- a CDS encoding FAD-dependent monooxygenase → MTAVKKAAIAGGGVAGLAAAIQLAKAGIAVDVFEAKPELSALGSGISLQGNALRVFDAIGVWEDIRAAGYAFEGLNLRAPGPGAPIVAALPDVKTGGPDYPSAMGMPRADLARILLEHAQRAGAGVHFGRRITGVDDRADGAVEVFVDDESAGHYDLLIGADGLHSTVRDLMGIDTKPQPTGMGIWRTFVSRPAEVERSELYYGGPVYIAGYTPTGQDSMYAFLVEKAQDRFGTSDEDATRIMLEESRAYDGPWNSIRADLADGAHANYTWFTQHILDASWNRGRVVVIGDAAHSCPPTIAQGAAQGLEDAFVLAELLTQRDAVDQELWDQFHARRLPRAKAVVEASVQLGQWQIDGNRDADAGGLIFGIAQKMAEPV, encoded by the coding sequence ATGACCGCAGTGAAGAAGGCCGCCATCGCCGGAGGCGGCGTCGCGGGGCTGGCCGCAGCCATCCAGCTCGCGAAGGCCGGCATCGCCGTCGACGTGTTCGAAGCCAAGCCCGAGCTGAGCGCGCTGGGGTCCGGCATCTCGCTGCAGGGCAACGCCCTGCGCGTATTCGACGCGATCGGCGTATGGGAGGACATCCGTGCGGCGGGCTACGCGTTCGAGGGTCTGAACCTGCGCGCCCCCGGCCCCGGAGCACCCATCGTTGCAGCCCTGCCCGACGTGAAGACGGGCGGGCCGGATTACCCGTCGGCGATGGGGATGCCGCGCGCCGACCTCGCTCGGATCCTGCTCGAGCACGCGCAGCGGGCCGGCGCGGGGGTGCACTTCGGCCGGAGGATCACCGGCGTCGACGATCGGGCGGACGGCGCGGTCGAGGTGTTCGTCGACGACGAGTCGGCGGGTCACTACGACCTGCTGATCGGCGCCGACGGCCTGCACTCCACCGTGCGGGACCTGATGGGCATCGACACGAAACCGCAGCCCACCGGCATGGGGATCTGGCGCACGTTCGTCTCCCGCCCGGCCGAGGTGGAGCGCAGCGAGCTGTACTACGGCGGTCCGGTCTACATCGCCGGGTACACGCCGACGGGTCAGGACAGCATGTATGCGTTCCTGGTGGAGAAGGCGCAGGACCGGTTCGGCACCTCCGACGAGGATGCCACCCGCATCATGCTCGAGGAATCCCGCGCCTATGACGGACCGTGGAACTCGATCCGCGCGGACCTCGCAGACGGCGCGCACGCGAACTACACCTGGTTCACGCAGCACATCCTGGACGCTTCGTGGAACCGTGGTCGCGTCGTGGTGATCGGGGATGCCGCGCACAGCTGCCCCCCGACCATCGCGCAGGGTGCCGCACAGGGGCTGGAGGATGCGTTCGTCCTGGCCGAGCTGCTCACCCAGCGGGATGCCGTCGACCAGGAGCTCTGGGACCAGTTCCATGCCCGACGCCTCCCGCGTGCGAAGGCGGTGGTGGAGGCATCCGTACAGCTCGGCCAGTGGCAGATCGACGGCAACCGGGACGCGGACGCCGGCGGACTGATCTTCGGGATCGCTCAGAAGATGGCGGAGCCGGTATGA